CCCCGCTCCTGGTGGTCAACACGAGCGAGATCGACTTTGTGGAAAGCCCCCGCGACCTTGAACATCTCGTGAGAGAAGTCAAGAGTGTGAAACGCGGGACGCAGCACTACATACCGCTGGGATCCGGTTAGCTCGGACCGAGACGGGATCGTAGAAGGGAGCGGCGGCGGTGCGGGAGGTTTCCGCCCTGGCGCCGCCCGAGCGTGCCCACACGCGGCCTTCCGGATCCGGTTCCGGGAGGCCGCTTTCGTTTGGGGGCTTTGAAAAGGGGGGGGCAGGCAAAATGGCGGTGCGCAAGACCAATATCCTCGACCTCGGGCGGATGAAGGTCGAAGGGCAGAAGATCGTGATGATCACGGCGTACGACGCCCTGTTCGCCCGCATCTTCGACGACGTCGGCGTGGACGTCATTCTCGTCGGCGACTCTCTGGGGATGGTGGTCCTGGGTTACGACGATACGTTGAACGTGACGATGGAAGACATGGTCCGGCATACGGAGGCGGCGGCGCGGGGACGCAAGCGCGCGTTCCTCATGGCCGACATGCCGTTCCTGTCGTACCAGGCGTCCACCTCCGAGGCGGTCCGCAACGCCGGCCGGCTGCTCCAGGCGGGGGCGGAAGCGGTGAAGCTCGAGGGGGGGCGCAACGCCGCGGATACGATCCGGGCGATCGCTTCGGCGGACATCCCGGTGATGGCGCACATCGGGCTCACCCCGCAGTCGATCCACCGGATGGGCGGCTACCGGGTGCAGGGGAAGACCGACCCGCAGCGGGAACGGCTGCTGGACGACGCCGCGGCGGTGCAGGAGGCCGGCGCGTTCGCGTTGCTGCTCGAGGGGATCCCCGCCGTCCTGGCCGCGGAGATCACCCGGAACGTTTCGATCCCGACGGTCGGGATCGGCGCGGGAGCCGGCTGCGACGGCCAGGTGCTGGTGATGCAGGACCTGCTCGGCCTGTTCAGCGAGTTCCGGCCGAAATTCGTGAAGCGATTCGGCGAGCTTCGAAAGCCGGTCGAGGATGCGGTCGCGGCGTACGCCGCCGCGGTGCGCGACGGATCGTTTCCCGGGAAGGAGCACTCCTTCTGATGGACCTGCTTCGGACCCCGGCGGCGATGCGGGCGTGGGCCGATGCGCGGCGCGCGGAAGGGGCCCGGATCGGCCTAGTGCCGACGATGGGGTATCTGCACGAGGGGCACGTGAGCCTGGTGCGGGTCGCAAAGGCGCACGGCTGCGGCGCGGTGGCGGCGACGATCTTCGTCAACCCGACGCAGTTCGGGCCGGGCGAGGATTTCGAAAAGTACCCGCGGGACGAGGCGCGGGACCTGGCGATGCTGGACGCGGCGGGAACCGCCGCGGTGTACCTTCCCGGCGTGGAGGACATGTACCCGGAAGGGCACCAGACGTTCGTCGAGGTGACCGGCGTTTCGCAGGGGCTGTGCGGGGGGGTCCGCCCCGGCCATTTCCGCGGGGTCGCCACGGTGGTGGCGAAGCTGTTCCTCGCGGCGAAGCCCCACGTGGCGGTCTTCGGGGAGAAGGATTACCAGCAGCTGGCGGTGATCCGCGCGATGACGCGTGACCTCGACTTCGGGATCGAGATCGTCGGGGCGCCGATCGTCCGGGAAGAGGACGGTCTGGCGAAGAGCTCGCGCAACGTCTATCTTTCGGGCGACGACCGGATCGCGGCCCGCTGCCTTTCGCGGGGGCTTTTCCGGGCGAGGGAGCTGTTCGGGAAGGGCGAGCGGGACGCGGGGACCCTGGTCGCGGCGGCTGGTGCGGCGATCGAAGGGGAGCCGCTGGCGAAGCGGGAATACGCGGAAGGGCGGGACCCGGTCACGCTCGCGCCGCTTTCGGGACGAATCGGCGCCGTCACGATCCTGGTGGCGGCGAAGGTCGGGCCGGCAAGGTTGATCGACAACATCACGCTTGGAAATTAATCCCGGGGAGGGACGCATCATGATGAAGACCATGTTGAAGTGCAAGATCCATCGGGCGACGGTGACGGAGTCGATGCTCCATTACGAGGGGAGCATCACGATCGACAAGACGCTGATGGACGCGGCGGGGTTGGTCGACTACGAACAGGTGCACATCTGGAACGTCGACAACGGGAACCGGTTCTCCACGTATGTCATCGAGGGGGAGGCCGACTCCGGCGTGATCTGCCTGAACGGCGCCGCCGCCCGCCAGGTGAGCAAGGGCGACCTGGTCATCATCGCTGCCTTCTCCACCTACGACGAGAAGGAATTGGCGGATTTCCAGCCGACCCTGGTCTACGTGGACCGGAAGAACCGGATCACGAACGTGAAGCGGAAGATCGAGTCGGAGAGCCAGCGCCCGCGCGTCGCCGCTGCGGTCTGACCCGGAACCGACCCCGAATCCGACCCCAAGGCGACCCAAAAACCGGGACGACCCCAAAACCGGGACGTTGTCAAAACTCCCTGGGAGTTTTGACAACGTCCCGGTTTTGGGGTCGGTTTGGGGTCGGATTTGGGGTCCCGGTATTCCGCCGGGAGGACAGGATGCCGCACAAATGAAACCGGCGACGGACCGGCCTCGAGGGGTCGTGTACACCGCCTCCCGGCTGGTGGCGGAGGCCGGGGCGATCTTTTCCCCGGGCGCCGTGGCGATGGCGGACGGGAGCGTCCTGCTGGCGGGGCCGAAGGCGGACGTCCTGCGGGCCGCTCCGGCGGGGTTCCCCCGGATGGAGTGTCCCGGCGCCGCGATCGTGCCGGGGCTCGTCAACGCGCACACCCACCTGCAGATCCCCCGGATCGCCGACGACACGGGGAAGCCGTTGCCGATCCCTTCCTCGTTCGTCGACTGGATCCTGCGCGTGATCGCCTGGAGGCTGGGAGCCGCCCCCGATTCCTTCTCCGCGAATTTCCGGTCGGCGACGGACGAGGCGCTCTCCTTCGGCACCACGACGGTGGGGGAGATCGCCGGGCCGGACCTTTCCTCGTACGACGACTGTCCCCTGCGGGCGCGCGTCTTCGCGGAAGGGATCGGCTTCGACCCGCACGTCGCCTCCGAGGTCCTCGCCCGGGTCGATGCGGCGATCGAGCGGCTGGAAAAGATCTCCGTCGAAAATCCCGCCGTCCGGCCGGGAGTGTCCCCCCACACGCTGTACACGGTCGGGGAAAGCCTCCTTCGCTCCCTCGCGGATCTCGCCGCCGCGAAGGGACTTCCCGCCTGCCTCCACCTGGCGGAGTCCGTCCCGGAGATGGCGTTCCTCGCGGACGGCGGCGGAGAGATCGCCTCGCGCCTGTACCCTGCCGTGGGGAAGGACGTCTCCTGGTTCCGCGGCCTCGGGCGGCCGATCCCCGCGTATCTTGCGGAGGCCGGTCTTTTGCGGGAAGGGGTGCTGCTGGTGCATAATGTCCACCTCGCCCGCCCGGAGATCGACTCCCTGCGCGGGGGAGGCGCCCGCTTCGTCCTTTGCCCGAGGAGCAACGCGGCGCACGGGAACGGCGCCCCGGACGTGACGCACTTCGTGGACGCGAAGATCCCGTTCGCCCTCGGTACCGACAGCCTCGGCTCGGTGCCCGATCTGTCGTTGTGGGAGGAGATGCGCGCCGCCCGCTCCCTGTACAAGGGAAGGAAGAAAGACTCCGCGCTCTGCCGGGAACTCTTCCGCGCCGCGACGGAGCACGGAGCAGCCGCCCTCGGTCTCCCCGGGGGGATCCTCGCGCCGGGCGAGGCGGCCGACTTCACGGTCGTGGACGACCCCGGCGGGGACGGCGACCGGTTCTTCCGGGAACTGCTGGAGAAGACGGACCGTGCCAATGTGCGGTCGACCGTCGTCGCGGGGCAGGAAGCGCGCGGCAATGCCGCCGGATGAGGAAAGGACTCGCATAGGGAATGGCCGGCAAGACCGAAAAGCCCGACAGCCCTTCCGTGAAGGTGGTCTCCACGAACCGCCGCGCGCGGCATGAGTACGAGATCCTCGAAACCTTCGAGTGCGGACTGGCGCTCCAGGGGCACGAGGTGAAGTCGATCCGGGAAGGGCGCGTCAACATCGCGGACGGCTTTGCCGCCTTCCGCGGAAACGAGGCGTTCATAGAGAACATGCACATCACGCCCTACTCCCACGGGGACCTGCGGGTCATCGACCCGCTGCGGGTCCGCAAGCTCCTCCTCAAGCGCAAGGAGCTCGACTACCTCTTCGGCAAGGTCAAGGAGCGGGGGCTGTCCGTCATCCCGCTGAAGCTCTACTTCAAGGGTCCGCGGGTCAAGCTCGAGGTGGGACTGGGCCGCGGGAAGAAGCTCTACGACAAGCGGCACGACATCGCCGATCGCGACGCCCGGCGCGACATCGAGCGTGCCACCCGGATCCGGGGGAAACGCTCCGCCGACCGGGGGTAGCCTTACTCCGGATCTCCGTACGGCCTCGAAAATATCCACTACAGTCGCAGACTGCCGGGGGGCGCTCCATGCCGATGATACGAAGGAACCATATCCTGCTGAAGGCGGTACCGTTTGTCGCAGCCGTCATCGCGGTGAAGTTGATATTCCATCAGTACGAGATGGAATATATCTCGCTGAACACGATCTTCTCCGGGATCATCGGCGCGACGGTATTCCTCCTGGGTTTCCTGTTGAGCGGAGTCCTGAGCGATTTCAAGGAAAGCGAAAAGATCCCGGGGGACCTTTCGGCGATCGTTCTTTCGATGGCGGATGAAATCGACATCATCGCGAAGTCGAAGAAGGATCCGTCGATACGGGAATCCCTCTCCTATATGCACGACCTGTCGGTTTCCCTCCGGGACTGGTTCTACAAGAAAGAGCGGACGAGGGTCGTGATGGAAAAGATCAAGGGGCTCAACGACCATTTCACCCGACTGGAACCGTTCACGCAGGCGAATTTCATCTCGAGGCTGAAGCAGGAGCAGAACAGTCTCCGGCGGACCGTGATCCGGATCCACACGATCCGGGAAACCGATTTCATCTCCTCCGGGTACCTGATCGCGACCTCCACGTCCGGACTGCTGATTCTCGGCCTGGTCCTGGCGAAGATCGAGCCGTTTTATGAATCCCTGTTCTTCGTCGGGGTCGTCTGTTATCTCCTGATCTACCTCCTTTTGCTGATCCGCGATCTGGACAATCCCTTCGGTCACTACGACGAGAGTTCCTCCGAAGACGTCTCCCTGGTGCCGATCCTCGACCTGGTGAAGGAACTCGAGGACCGGCTGGGAACGACGGGATCGTAGCCGCTTCTGCTATAATGAAGGATGAAGGGGGGCGAAACGGCTTCGACGGGGATGTCGATGCTCGTGGGTTGCGTGCCGAGGCCCTGCACCTCGTTAAAAGCGGGAAACCAATAGTCGCCAACGACTATCCGTTAGCTCAGGCGGCTTAAGCCGCCTGCCTCCGACCGCCGAATGCCCGTATAGGCGCGACGAGGTCACTTTCACGGGATAGCCTGAAGCCTCCTCCCGGGGGGCCGAAGGGCGAGCCTTCTCCCGGGATGGTCCGAAGGGAACCCTGCCGGCCGGGGTCCCCGGGGACGAGATCCAAATGACCGGAAACGCACGTAGTGGCCCTGAGTAAAGAATCTTCGGACGGGGGTTCAACTCCCCCCGCCTCCACCAATTGACCTTCCGAGGTAGTCCAACGCAGTACGGAAAGCCCCGAAATCAGGGGCTTTTTTTATTTATACTGTCCGATGGCGTCCGATAAGAATTGTAGACATCCGGTCACACAGGCACGATTTTTCAACTGCCCCTGGCTGAGAAGGTACCCCCCAAAGAGCATCTTTAAAAAAGAGTAAAGGTCCCCCCGATCTTCGGCATTTTCCAAATATTAAGTCCGGCCACCTTCGTTTCAGTACAGGAACCGGCTGTTTCGTAAATGAAAAATACGGTACGGATGCTTGGTTGGCCGCGAACATGTGGAGCAGGTATATCGCAAAATTATTTAATAAAAACAGATTGTTACGCTGCAAGTCGCTACGCATCTCAAGTAACCACTGTTATACGGCCTGCCGTTTGCTTCCACGAATCACTGCATTGGATCCTTCGATTGAGCTGGATGAAATAGGGCCAATACGTCTCAACATAATAATTGTGAATTTCGCCATTATCGGTTGCTGTAGGAAAGGGTGTGGGAAGCGATATTTTGCCCTTATGTCGAGGGGTTACTAGGAGAAAAGCATGGGCCCAAAGGACAAGGATGTCGTAATAGTCGGCGCGGTTCGTACGGCGATCGGGAAGTTCGGTGGCAGTTTGAAGGATCTCAGGGCGTACCAGTTGGCGGGAATGGTCATGGAGTCCGCGCTTGCCCGTGCCGGAGTCGAGAAAGGGGCCGTCGACGAGGTAATCGCCGGCGACTGCATCCAGTGCGTCGACGAAGCGAACACCGCTCGTACGGCCGCCTTGTCGATAGGGATCCCCGTCGAAGTGCCGGCGTATACGGTACAGAAACAGTGCTCCTCTTCCATGCAGGCTCTTTCTTGCGCACGGACCCAGATCCTGGCGGGGGAGGCGGACATTGTTCTGGTTGCGGGTGTGGAGTCGATGAGCAACGCACCATATGTCCTGAAGACAGCCCGCTGGGGACAACGCCTCAATCACGGGGAGTTGACCGATACGATCTGGGAGTTGCTGTATTCGGGTAGTGGACTCCTTGGTCGCCGGATGATCATGGGAGAAACCGCTGAGAACCTTGCGTTGAAGTACGGCATCTCCCGTCAGGAGCAGGACGAGGTGGCCCTCCGTAGCCATCGGAATGCCGAGCGGGCCGTGAAGAACGGAACGTTCAATGAGGAGATCGTCCCGGTGTCCGTCAACTCCCGCAAAGGGATGTCGCTCGTAGATACGGACGAACATCCGCGGATCGGACTGACCATGGATGAGTTGACCGCCTTGAAGCCGGCATTTCGGAAAGACGGGACAGTTACAGCAGGTAACGCCTCGGGGATCAACGATGGGGCGGCCGCGATCGTCGTGGCAAGCCGGGCCAGGGCCAAGGATCTCGGGCTTGCACCCCTGGCCCGCCTCGTCGCGCAGGCCAGCGCAGGTGTATCACCCGAGATCATGGGGTATGGCCCCGTTCCAGCCACACAGAAGTTGCTTGCCCGTACCGGCGTTCCCCTGAAGGAGATCGGGTTGATCGAAGTCAACGAAGCGTTCGCTGCCCAGTACATCGCCTGCGAGAAGGGGCTTGGCCTCGATCGCGAGAAGGTCAATGTCAACGGAAGCGGGATCGGGCTGGGGCACCCGGTGGGATGCACCGGGGTCCGGTTGGTCGTAAGCCTGTTGCACGAGATGCGCCGGCGGAACGAGCGTTACGGTCTGGCCACGCTTTGCGTGGGCGGAGGAATGGGTATGAGCACGCTGCTGGAACTTGAAAATTGAAAGGTCGAGGTGACCGGATGCTCCTTGGAAAATTGACTGGCGCGGAATATCTGCTGGCGGAATGTTCCCCCGAGGATGTCTTCAGCCCGGAGGATTTCAGCCCGGAGCAGAAACAGCTTGCGGAAACGATCGACCAGTTCGTTTCCAAGGACATTCTTCCTAACGTTGAAAAGCTTGAACATCAAGACTTCGGCCTGATGATCAATTTGCTTAGAAAGTGCGGCGAACTGGGATTGCTGATGATCGAAGCACCGGAAGAGTACGGCGGACTTGATTTGGACAAGGCAACCGCGATGCTGGTGGCGGAGAAGATCTCCCGATACGCAAGTTTCACGGCCGCGTATATGGTCCAGACCGGGATCGGCATGCTGCCCCTGGTGTATTACGGGACCCGCGCGCAGAACGAGAAATATCTCGGGAAACTCATCAGTGGCGAGTGGATATCCGCCTACTGCCTAACGGAGCCCGGCTCCGGAAGTGACGCGATGGGAGCCAAAACCACCGCCACGCTCTCTGCGGACGGGAAGCATTACATCCTGAATGGGACCAAGCAGTTCATCACCAACGGCGGTTTCGCCGATCTGTACACCGTGTTCGCCAAGGTCGACAGGAAGCAATTTACCGCCTTCCTCGTCGAGAGATCATTCGACGGGATCTCTCCGGGGCCGGAGGAAAAGAAGCTTGGAATCAAGGGGTCGTCCACCACGCAGGTGATCCTTGAAGACGCGAAGGTCCCCGTCGAGAACGTGCTGGGGGAGATAGGTAAGGGGCACAAGATCGCCTTCAACGTGTTGAATGTCGGGAGATTCAAGCTGGGCGCGGTGGTGACCGGCACGGCGAAGATCGCTCTGGTCGAAGGATTGAAATATGCCAACCTGCGGAAACAGTTCGGCGTTTCCATCGGAACGTTCGGCGCGATCCGGGAGAAGATCGCGGATATGACGGCCGCCATCTTCGCTTCCGAGTCGCTGGTCTATCGCCTCGCCGGGATGATCGACGACCGTCTGGAAACCATCCCCAAAGGGAGGACGGATTACTTCGACTCATACCAGAAAGGGATCGAAGAGTATGCGGTCGAGTGCGCCATTGCCAAAGTGTTCTGCAGCGAGGTGCTGGCCAAGGTGGTGGACGATGTAGTGCAGATCCACGGAGGATACGGATTCATCCAGGAGTACCCTGCGGAGCGATTTTACCGGGACGAAAGGGTCAACCGGATTTTCGAGGGCACCAATGAGATCAACCGCATCCTGATAGCGGGGAACCTCTTTCGGCGAGCAGAGAAGGGAGAGATTCCGCTGTCGCGCGAAGCAGGAAGGGCTTTGGAATATCTTTCAGGGTCGAAGGAGGACGCGGGCGATGCCTCCGGACTTCTCGCCGCGGAAAGGAAACTTTTGAGAAACCTGAAGCGGGTCTTCCTGTCGATCGCCGGGACGGCTTCGGAGAAGTTGAAAGGACAGCTGAAGGACGAACAGGAGATATTGATGACTCTCGCGGATATTGCCATAAATATCTTCGCTCTCGATAGCTCCGTTCTGCGGGCCGGGAAGGTGATGGAAACCCTCGATGGCAGCAGAAGGGATTGTCTGGGTGCAGTTATTAAAGTGATTTCGTGGAACGCCGCGGAGGCAGTCGCCTTATCGGCGCGCAAGTCGGCCTTTTTCCTTGGAGAGCCGGAACTACTCCTGGGGGGGATCCAAAGACTTACCCGATACGATGCGGCAGGACTTCTGCAGGCGAAACGTCAATTGGCGGAATCCTCTTTAGAGAGCGAAAAATACGTGTTCGAAGTCTGAGTTTTCCGCCAAACTCTCTTGTATAAAAGGAAATGGAGGCAGGTTCATGGAGCAGGATAAGACGTCGAAGGAATCCGGATCCGGCACGATAGGGAAGAAGTTCGGGCACCTGCTGGCGCCGATCACGGTGGGGAATGTCGAACTGAAGAACCGCATCGCCGTTGCTCCCATGCAGACGTACATGACCGGATTCGGCGGAGAGATCACCGAGCAGTGCCTGGCCTACATCGGGGCCCGCGCAAAGGGCGGAGCCGGGCTGGTCATCAGCGGCGTGTTCCTCGGGACAAAGCTTGCGGCGCAATTCCCGCTGGGGCGCTGCATGGTCCTTTACCATCCCGGTCATCAACTTGGCGCCAGCCTTTACACGGAACGGATCCATTACTTCGGCGGCGTGGCCTGCGCCCAGATGACCCCCGGCTCGGGACGGCAATCGACGCCGTATGACCGGGACATGCCCGCGCCTGCGCCGACAGCCGATCTGCCGTACGAAATGACCAGGGAAAAAACCGTCGAAGGCATGGCGGACGCCCTGGTGGCGGACATGAGGGGACGGGAATTTCTTGTGGGACCGATGACGCGCGCGATGAGCGTCTCCGAAATCCGGAGCGAGCAGAAGGAGTTCGCCGCCAGTTGCCAGTTGGCCGTGATGAGCGGCTTTGACATGGTGGAAATCCACGCGGCGCACGGCTTCCTGTGCCATGAGTTCCTGTCTCCGTTCTCCAACAAAAGGACCGACCTGTACGGCGGGGAGTGGAGGAACCGGAAGCGGTACCTGAATGAACTGGTGGAAGCGGTTCGCTACGCGATCCAGGGAATCCCCCTCGGAGTGCGGATCAGCGCGGAGGAACATATGGAAGGAGGGTTGACCCGGGCGGAGATGGTCGACATGGCCAAGGACCTCGAAGCAAGGGGAGTGGACTACATCCACCTGTCGGACGGCGGGGGGCTCGAGGAGAGCGGGCACCAGATACCGGACGCCGACCGGGCCGTTCACATGGCGGATCACGGGAGGGATTTCAAGAAGACGTTGAAGATCCCCGTCATCGTGGTGTCGCAGCACGACCCGGTGAAAGCCGACAAGGACATCGGCGACGGTGCGTACGATATTTCGGGCCTGGCGCGTCAACTCCTGTGCGATCCGGAGTACCCGAACAAGCTGGTGGAGGGGCGGCCGGAGGATATCGTCAGGTGCGTGCGGTGCAACACCTGCCTGCTGCGCGGCGTGGCGGGGGCTTATCTCGCCTGCCCCCTGAACCCGAACCTGGGGCGGGAATATCTTCTCGACGAGTACAGGATCGGCCCATGGAAACCCGGCGAGCGCCTGGTTCCGAAGAGTTGGGAAAACGCAAGGATGCC
The DNA window shown above is from bacterium and carries:
- the panB gene encoding 3-methyl-2-oxobutanoate hydroxymethyltransferase; the encoded protein is MAVRKTNILDLGRMKVEGQKIVMITAYDALFARIFDDVGVDVILVGDSLGMVVLGYDDTLNVTMEDMVRHTEAAARGRKRAFLMADMPFLSYQASTSEAVRNAGRLLQAGAEAVKLEGGRNAADTIRAIASADIPVMAHIGLTPQSIHRMGGYRVQGKTDPQRERLLDDAAAVQEAGAFALLLEGIPAVLAAEITRNVSIPTVGIGAGAGCDGQVLVMQDLLGLFSEFRPKFVKRFGELRKPVEDAVAAYAAAVRDGSFPGKEHSF
- a CDS encoding acetyl-CoA C-acetyltransferase; this translates as MGPKDKDVVIVGAVRTAIGKFGGSLKDLRAYQLAGMVMESALARAGVEKGAVDEVIAGDCIQCVDEANTARTAALSIGIPVEVPAYTVQKQCSSSMQALSCARTQILAGEADIVLVAGVESMSNAPYVLKTARWGQRLNHGELTDTIWELLYSGSGLLGRRMIMGETAENLALKYGISRQEQDEVALRSHRNAERAVKNGTFNEEIVPVSVNSRKGMSLVDTDEHPRIGLTMDELTALKPAFRKDGTVTAGNASGINDGAAAIVVASRARAKDLGLAPLARLVAQASAGVSPEIMGYGPVPATQKLLARTGVPLKEIGLIEVNEAFAAQYIACEKGLGLDREKVNVNGSGIGLGHPVGCTGVRLVVSLLHEMRRRNERYGLATLCVGGGMGMSTLLELEN
- the panC gene encoding pantoate--beta-alanine ligase; translated protein: MDLLRTPAAMRAWADARRAEGARIGLVPTMGYLHEGHVSLVRVAKAHGCGAVAATIFVNPTQFGPGEDFEKYPRDEARDLAMLDAAGTAAVYLPGVEDMYPEGHQTFVEVTGVSQGLCGGVRPGHFRGVATVVAKLFLAAKPHVAVFGEKDYQQLAVIRAMTRDLDFGIEIVGAPIVREEDGLAKSSRNVYLSGDDRIAARCLSRGLFRARELFGKGERDAGTLVAAAGAAIEGEPLAKREYAEGRDPVTLAPLSGRIGAVTILVAAKVGPARLIDNITLGN
- a CDS encoding acyl-CoA dehydrogenase family protein, producing the protein MLLGKLTGAEYLLAECSPEDVFSPEDFSPEQKQLAETIDQFVSKDILPNVEKLEHQDFGLMINLLRKCGELGLLMIEAPEEYGGLDLDKATAMLVAEKISRYASFTAAYMVQTGIGMLPLVYYGTRAQNEKYLGKLISGEWISAYCLTEPGSGSDAMGAKTTATLSADGKHYILNGTKQFITNGGFADLYTVFAKVDRKQFTAFLVERSFDGISPGPEEKKLGIKGSSTTQVILEDAKVPVENVLGEIGKGHKIAFNVLNVGRFKLGAVVTGTAKIALVEGLKYANLRKQFGVSIGTFGAIREKIADMTAAIFASESLVYRLAGMIDDRLETIPKGRTDYFDSYQKGIEEYAVECAIAKVFCSEVLAKVVDDVVQIHGGYGFIQEYPAERFYRDERVNRIFEGTNEINRILIAGNLFRRAEKGEIPLSREAGRALEYLSGSKEDAGDASGLLAAERKLLRNLKRVFLSIAGTASEKLKGQLKDEQEILMTLADIAINIFALDSSVLRAGKVMETLDGSRRDCLGAVIKVISWNAAEAVALSARKSAFFLGEPELLLGGIQRLTRYDAAGLLQAKRQLAESSLESEKYVFEV
- the panD gene encoding aspartate 1-decarboxylase yields the protein MMKTMLKCKIHRATVTESMLHYEGSITIDKTLMDAAGLVDYEQVHIWNVDNGNRFSTYVIEGEADSGVICLNGAAARQVSKGDLVIIAAFSTYDEKELADFQPTLVYVDRKNRITNVKRKIESESQRPRVAAAV
- a CDS encoding NADH:flavin oxidoreductase, producing MEQDKTSKESGSGTIGKKFGHLLAPITVGNVELKNRIAVAPMQTYMTGFGGEITEQCLAYIGARAKGGAGLVISGVFLGTKLAAQFPLGRCMVLYHPGHQLGASLYTERIHYFGGVACAQMTPGSGRQSTPYDRDMPAPAPTADLPYEMTREKTVEGMADALVADMRGREFLVGPMTRAMSVSEIRSEQKEFAASCQLAVMSGFDMVEIHAAHGFLCHEFLSPFSNKRTDLYGGEWRNRKRYLNELVEAVRYAIQGIPLGVRISAEEHMEGGLTRAEMVDMAKDLEARGVDYIHLSDGGGLEESGHQIPDADRAVHMADHGRDFKKTLKIPVIVVSQHDPVKADKDIGDGAYDISGLARQLLCDPEYPNKLVEGRPEDIVRCVRCNTCLLRGVAGAYLACPLNPNLGREYLLDEYRIGPWKPGERLVPKSWENARMPALYNKPWYRNEIEYIEKCWRPFRGPGPR
- a CDS encoding amidohydrolase family protein, with product MKPATDRPRGVVYTASRLVAEAGAIFSPGAVAMADGSVLLAGPKADVLRAAPAGFPRMECPGAAIVPGLVNAHTHLQIPRIADDTGKPLPIPSSFVDWILRVIAWRLGAAPDSFSANFRSATDEALSFGTTTVGEIAGPDLSSYDDCPLRARVFAEGIGFDPHVASEVLARVDAAIERLEKISVENPAVRPGVSPHTLYTVGESLLRSLADLAAAKGLPACLHLAESVPEMAFLADGGGEIASRLYPAVGKDVSWFRGLGRPIPAYLAEAGLLREGVLLVHNVHLARPEIDSLRGGGARFVLCPRSNAAHGNGAPDVTHFVDAKIPFALGTDSLGSVPDLSLWEEMRAARSLYKGRKKDSALCRELFRAATEHGAAALGLPGGILAPGEAADFTVVDDPGGDGDRFFRELLEKTDRANVRSTVVAGQEARGNAAG
- the smpB gene encoding SsrA-binding protein SmpB, which codes for MAGKTEKPDSPSVKVVSTNRRARHEYEILETFECGLALQGHEVKSIREGRVNIADGFAAFRGNEAFIENMHITPYSHGDLRVIDPLRVRKLLLKRKELDYLFGKVKERGLSVIPLKLYFKGPRVKLEVGLGRGKKLYDKRHDIADRDARRDIERATRIRGKRSADRG